A DNA window from Hordeum vulgare subsp. vulgare chromosome 1H, MorexV3_pseudomolecules_assembly, whole genome shotgun sequence contains the following coding sequences:
- the LOC123415836 gene encoding protein SULFUR DEFICIENCY-INDUCED 2-like, with amino-acid sequence MAAPAPSKRRGSGGGEKKDLFHVVHKVPAGDSPYVRAKHLQLVEKDAEASIVWFWKAINSGDRVDSALKDMAVVMKQQDRAEEAIEAIRSFRHLCSRQAQESLDNLLIDLYKKCGKVDEQIELLKQKLKMICLGEAFNGKITKTARSHGKKFQVSIQQEMSRILGNLGWAYMQQNNYEAAELVYRKAQTIVPDANRACNLGLCLIKLGRDEEAVQVLEDVLLRRISGLDGDKAVARAEQLLRELGPITHVSSPFDVGLSFTEEIMERLDLVMNEWTPFRSRRLPVFEELDAFRDQMAC; translated from the exons ATGGCCGCGCCTGCACCCTCCAAGAGGAGAGGCAGCGGCGGTGGGGAGAAGAAGGATCTGTTCCACGTCGTCCACAAGGTGCCCGCCGGCGACAGCCCCTACGTCCGGGCCAAGCACCTCCAG CTGGTGGAGAAGGATGCGGAGGCGTCGATCGTGTGGTTCTGGAAGGCGATCAACTCCGGGGACAGGGTGGACAGCGCGCTCAAGGACATGGCCGTGGTGATGAAGCAGCAGGACCGCGCCGAGGAGGCGATAGAGGCCATCAGATCCTTCAGGCACCTCTGCTCCAGGCAGGCCCAGGAGTCCCTCGACAACCTGCTCATCGACCTCTACAAG AAATGTGGAAAAGTCGACGAGCAGATAGAGCTGCTGAAACAGAAGCTCAAGATGATATGCCTTGGCGAGGCCTTCAACGGGAAGATCACCAAGACGGCACGCTCCCACGGCAAGAAGTTCCAGGTCTCGATCCAGCAGGAGATGTCGCGCATTCTG GGTAACCTTGGCTGGGCTTACATGCAGCAGAACAACTATGAAGCTGCTGAATTGGTGTATCGGAAGGCCCAGACTATCGTACCTGATGCCAACAGGGCGTGCAACCTAGGGCTGTGCCTGATTAAGCTGGGTAGAGATGAGGAGGCAGTGCAAGTGCTTGAGGATGTCCTACTTCGCAGAATCTCTGGGTTGGATGGCGACAAGGCGGTAGCCCGAGCTGAGCAGCTCCTCCGTGAGCTCGGTCCGATAACACATGTTTCATCACCCTTTGATGTTGGCTTGAGTTTCACCGAAGAGATCATGGAGAGACTTGACCTTGTGATGAATGAGTGGACGCCGTTCAGGTCGAGGAGGCTGCCCGTATTTGAGGAGCTTGATGCATTCAGGGACCAAATGGCCTGTTGA